The nucleotide window CTGAAGATGGACAACCTGTCGCACGCCAGCAACGACAAGCGCGCGATGCGGGACGTCATCAAGGACCGCCACAGCTGGATCATGTCGCTGCTGTACATCGGCACGTTCGGGTCGTTCATCGGCTTCAGTTTCGCGTTCGGCCAGGTGCTGACCCAATTCCTGGTCCCGGACAACCTGCCGGCCGGCGTCACCGCGGCGACCGCTGATCCGGCGGTGCTGAAGGCCGCGCAGGCTGCCGCCTCGCTGGACGCCCTGAAGGTGATCTTCCTCGGACCACTGCTCGGGTCGATCGCACGCCCGGCCGGTGGGTGGCTCGCCGACCGGTTCGGCGGTGCCCGGATCACGCTCTTCACGTTCGTCGGCATGGGTGCGTTCGCCGGACTCGTGCTGATCGCGTCACAGCAGAAGTCGCTGGCGCTGTTCTACGTCGGGTTCACCGCGCTGTTCATCCTGAGCGGGGTCGGCAACGGCTCGACCTACAAGATGATCCCGGCGATCTTCCGGGCGAAGGCCCAGCGCAACGCCGGCGACGGCGCCGACCCCGACTGGGAGGCCAACGAGGCCCGGCGACTGTCCAGCGCGCTGGTCGGCGTCGCGGGCGCGATCGGGGCGTTCGGTGGAGCGCTCGTGCAGATCATGTTCCGCCAGTCGTTCCTGACCTACAAGAACGCGGACGCCGCCTACCTCGGGTTCATCGGCCTCTACGTCATCTGCTTCGCGGTCACCTGGTTCGTGTACCTGCGCAAGTCCCCGTCGAAGCTGGCTGGGGTCTGATTTCGCTACGCCTGCAGGGCTGAGGGCCGGTCGCTTCCGCGACCGGCCCTCACGGCGTCCACCGAGTCGTCCCGCCCCGCCGTAGCCGGTTGCTGGCCCACCCTCCGGTTGCTGGGGGTGTGCAGGGCGCGCGCGTACGGCGCTTTTCCCGAAAGTCCACCTCTCGCGCCGCCCAGAGGCGCGGCCTTCCCAAAAACCAACCTCTCCCGGCCCGCTGAGAGGTGGTCTTCCCGAAAATCCGCGGGCACCGACCTGGGGTGTGCATCCGCTCCAACCTGGAGCCCGCTGAGAGCGGCGCTGCCCCTCCGTCGCAGGGAGGGCGTGACCGTTCTGTCCGAGACGGNGGCACCGACCTGGGGTGTGCATCCGCTCCAACCTGGAGCCCGCTGAGAGCGGCGCTGCCCCTCCGTCGCAGGGAGGGCGTGACCGTTCTGTCCGAGACGGCGGGCAGCGTCGTTCTCAGCGGGCCGCCCACAGTTGCCAGTCTTCGTATTCGAAGCCTGGGGCGACGATGCAGGTGACCAGCACGGGGCTGTCGCCGGCGGGGCGGGCGGCTTGCCACTGGCCGGCGGGCACCAACCCCTGGAACTGGTGCCCGGCCGCCAGATCCGGTCCGAGCACCAGGTCGCGAGCGTCGTCCGCATCCGGCGCGGACGCGATCGTGAGCACCAACGGGCCACCGCTCTGCCAGATCCACAGCTCGTCCGAGCGCACCACGTGCCACCGCGACACCTCGCCGGGCGCGAGCAGGAAGTAGATGCCGGTGGCCGCCGCCCGCGGACCCGGATAACCCGCCGGCTGGAACTCCACCGGGGATCGCCAGGTCTGCCGGAACCAGCCACCTTCCGGGTGCGGTTCGAGGTCGAGCGCCGTCGCCAACACGGGTTTTGTCACCCGGTCAGCCTAATCGGGGGTCCCGAAGGCGCCGTTCACGAGCGGGTCAGGTCGCCGCCCACCCGGGCGGCGGTGCGGTCGAGATGGTCGAGCAACGCGTCCACCTGGTCGACTTCGAGCGCACCGGCGAAGTGGAACCCCTGCGCGTACAGGTACCCCAGCTCGTAGAGCCGCTCGGCCTGCGCCGCGCTCTCCACCCCCTCGGCGACCGCCCGCAAGCCCAGCCCTTTGGCGATCTCGATCAGCGACGTCGCGATCGCCGCTTGTTCGATCGTCCCGGTGATGCCCTCCACGAACGACCTGTCGACCTTGAGGACGTCGACCGGGCACGTCCGGAGCAGTCCGAGGGACGAGTGCCCGGTACCGAAGTCGTCGAGCGCGATCCGCACGCCCAGATCGTCCAGAGCCCGCAGTTCGTCGAGTGCCCGGCCACCGTCGAACACCGCCGTCTCGGTGACCTCGACCGTCAGGCGCTGCGGCTCCAGACCGACCTCGCCGAGGATCGCCCGCACCCGCTCGGCGAAGCCGGGCTCGCGGAGCTGCCGAGCGGACACGTTGACGTTGACGCTACCCAGCGGCGATCCGCCCGGCCGGTCCCGCCAGCGCACGGCCTGCGTGCACGCGGTCCGCAACGCCCACTCCCCCAGCTCGACGATCAGGCCGTTGCGCTCGGCGACCGGAACGAAGCGGTCCGGCGAGATCGACTGCCCGTCCGCGGTCCGCCACCGCACCAGCGCCTCGACCCCCGTCACGCAGCCGTCCGGCAGCGCAACGATCGGCTGGTACACCAGCCGCAACTCACCGTGGTCGAGGGCCTGCCGCAGCTGAGCGCCCATCCGAGCCGACTCGATGCTCCGCCGGTCCATGTCCGCGTCGTACCGTGCGTACCGGCCCTTCCCGGACTCCTTGGCGGCGTACATCGCGACGTCGGCCCGGCGCAGGAGCTCGGTGTTGTCGTCGCCGAGCCGGCCGTCGGCCAGCCCGATGCTGGCCTGGACCAGTAGGTCGTGGCCGCCCGCCGGGACCGGCGCGGAGAACGCCTCGATCAACGCTGTCGCGAGGGCGGTCGCCTGCTCGAGCTGGGAGCCGACGAGCAGGACCGCGAACTCGTCGCCGCCGAGCCGCGCGACGACCTGGCCCGGCGGAACCGTGCGGCGCAGCCGATCGGCGAGCGCGATCAGGAGTTCGTCGCCGGCCCCGTGCCCGAGCCGGTCGTTGATCGTCTTGAAGTCGTCCAGGTCGATGAGCGCCACGGTGACCGGGGCGGTGGCGAGCTGGGCCAGTGCTTCCCGGGTGCGCTCCAGGAACAACGTCCGGTTCGGCAGCCGGGTCAGCCCGTCGTGCGTCGCCTGGTGGCTGAGCTGGTCCTGGTACCGACGCCGCTCGGTGACGTCCCGGGCGTTGCTCACCAGGCCCCGGACGTCCGGGTCGTCGTAGAGGTTCGTGCTGACGATCTCCAGCATCCGCCACGACCCGTCGGCGTGCCGTACCCGAGCCTGGTAGGTCGCGGCGGCGTGCGGATCCATGGCGATCGAGTCGATCGCGGCACGTACCGACTCGACGTCCTCGGGGTGGATCAGGTCCATCGGGTTGAGGTCGGGCAGCTGGTTCGGAGCTAGTCCGAGTACGCGGTAGGTGCTCGGGGTCGCGAATCGGGTGCGGTCGTTCCGGTCGGTGATCAGCACGATGTCGGTGGAGTTCTGGACCAGCGCCCGGAACCGCCGTTCCTGGCTCCGGATCTCGCCCAGCGTCCGATCGAGGCTGCGGAGCAACCGGCCGTTCTCGTGCAATGCGGCGACCTGCCGTCCGACGACCAGCCCGGTCAGCAGCACGGCGGCCGCCGCGACGACCCAGGACGCGGCGAAGAACCCGACCTCGGTGCCGACCGCGACGAGCAGCAGGACGTCAGTGGCGGCGATCGCGACGTACGGAATCGCGCTCCAGGCCCGCGGCGGTCGCTGCGGCTCGTCGGCGCGACGCGTGCCGAGCCCGGCGGCCCGGACTTGCCGGTCGGCCGCACAGACGATCAGGAAACACGCGGCCGGCGTCGCCAGCTGGCCGCTCTCGAGTCGGTCGTCGACGCCGAGCACCTGGAGTGCGACCGCGACGCTGATCCCGGCCAGGACGGCGAGCGCGAGCAGGATGAGCGCGGTGCGGTCCACCAGCTGCGTGCCGACGACCGTGACCTTGACGATGATCACGACCGCGACGAACTCCAGCGCGCCCGCCACGAACACCACGGGCAGCCAGTCGACCCGGTCGGCGTAGAGCATCTGGTTCATCCAGAAGTACAGGGGGTACAGCGCGGCGGCGACGACCACGGCGCCGACGTCCAGCCCGAGCGTGAGCAGTTCCCGGCGAGGGCGTCCGCCGGTGGGTACTCGCAGCAGCGTCCAGACGAGGTGCGCCGCGCCGAGCGCGTAACACGTCAGCGGAAACCAGCCGGCGCTCCGGTTGCCGACGTGGTCGGCCCAGGCGTCGGCGGCGTTCGCGGTCATGCCCGCGGCGAAGATCAGCAGCGTCACCGGGAGCCGGCTCCACAGCGCGCGACCGGCCGTGGACAGCCGGGGCGACCGGCCGGCCCGACGGCAGGCCTCGGCGGTCAGCACCATCGCGATCGGGACGATCAGCCAGGCCACGGCCGCCGCGACGTGCGGCTCGGGATCGGCGGAGACGACGTAGCCGCCCCAGCCGAACGCGGCGACGAGGGTGACGAGCGAGCCGGTGAGCAGCGGGGTGGCGCGGACCGGGCGAGGGGTCGGTCGGTCGGCGGCGTCGGTGCCCAGGTTCGCGTTCGTCACCCCGTCCGTCACCGACAGCCCGCCCGTCGTCTGGTTACCCGCTGTCCGCGGGAGTTTGCCATGCGTCCGCATCGCGGAGCGCGTCGGCGTCAGACGTCCTGGTGCGCCTGCATTCGCCGCAGTCAGCCCATCGGATCGGGGCTGCCCGGACTGAGGGATCCCGGCGGATCAGGCCGGTGACGCGGGCCTCTCCCCGGGCGCGCCGGCCTCGGTGTCAGGGGCCTGGACCGCGGGCCCGTCGACCGGCGGCACCACCTCGACCGGCACCGCGACCGGCACCGCCGCGGCCGGCGCAGGGCTCGCGGGAGCGGGCGTTTCGGCGGGCGGAATCGCCTCGACCGGGGTCCCGGCCGGACCGACGACGACCGCGGCACCGGCGGTCCCCAGCAATCGGCGGCGGCGGAGCCACAGGCCCCCACCGCAGCACAGCGCCAGCACGAACGTGCCGAACGCCGCCCAGGTACTGAGGATCGCCAGGTCAGCGATCACTAGTAAGGACCAGAAGCCGCCGGAGACGACCCAGTGCGGTCGCCGGTGGTGGATCGACGCGCGCGGGCTCATGCGAACACTGTTTCCCCGCGAGCCGTTCCGCGACACCTCCGGCGAGCGTGGTTCCCTACCTCGAGGTAGGAATCAACGCCCTTCGTCCTCACCACGCTCGAGCTGAGCGAGGAAACGCTCGAGCTCGGCGCCGAGCTCCTCACCGCTCGGCACGTTGTCGCCCAGCTCACCGCCGAGCTCGCCCTGCTGCCGGTTCGCGACGAACGAGTCGTACTGCTCCTCCAGCGCCTTGACGACGCCCACCGCCTGCGGATCGTCCGCCAGCTGGGCGTCGATCTCCCGCAGGCGCGTCACGCCTGCCTGGTGCAGCGAGCCGACCGGCAGCAGCAGCCCGGTCTCCTCGGCGACGGCGTCGAGCAGCGCGGCGGACGCCTGCGGGAACTCCACCGAGGCGAGGTAGTGCGGCACGTGGGCGACGAATCCGATCGCGTCCTTGCCCTGCTCGCCGAGGCGCAGCTCCAGCAGTGCGGAGGCGCTGCCCGGGATCCGCAGGTTCCCGCGCCACACGTTCGGCCGCCGCAGCAGGTCCGGACGCGTGCCGTGGGTGGTGAGCGTGGTGGGCCGCGTGTGCGGCACCGTCATCGGAACACCGCCGAGGCCGACCACCAGCCGGACGCCGAACCGGTCGGCGAGCTGCCCGACCGCGGTGGTGAACCGCTCCCACATGACGTCCGGCTCCGGGCCGGTGAGCAGGAAGAACGGCACGCCCGTGGAGTCCTTCAACGCGTGCACCACCAGCTGGGGCGGGGTGTAGGACTCGTAGTGGTCCTCGACGAAGACCATCGGAGGACGGCGGGCGCGGTAGTCGTGCAGCAAGTCGATGTCGAACCGGGCGACGACCTCGCCCTCGAGCGTCTCGACCAGGTGGCTGGCGGCGAGCTGAGCGGCGGAACCGGCGTCGAGGAACCCGTCGAGGGCGTGCATCAACACCGGGCCCGCATCGGCGTCCGAGCCCACCGGGGGCTCCCAGTCGCCGACGATCTCGTACAGCTCCGCGGGGTCCGGCATGACGGCGACCTCTCCAGACAGCGGGCTCTTCGCCAGACGGTGCTGCCTGGCGAGGGGGGTCACCACGGTAGTGGCCTACCGTGACGGCTCATCCGGTGAAAGTCGGCTGAGCGCGTCGGCATTCCGCTCCGGGGGCGTGGGCCACCCCGTCTCTACCGTACCGGCGGAGAACCCTGGACATGCCGTCCGGCGGAGGCGCCGTCACGAGCACGCGCCGGGCGGCAGTGGCCGGCCCGGCGCGAGGGAGTGTGGCGCGACGCCCCTCAGTTCGACAGGGGGTCGTCTCCACGGCTGATCGCTTCGGCGAACGGGCGGGCGAAGTCCTTGTTCAGCTCGACGCCGCGAGCCTGCTCCTCCTCCAGCACGGTCTCCAGCGCCGTCTCGACCGGAGCACCGGCCGCCTGCTCGTACGCGGCCGCGATGCCCTCCTCGACGACCTCGGCGAGCTCCACCACGTCCACCGCGTCGGACTGGCCGACGGCGTCGGACACGACCTCGGGGTGATCAGTCACAGACGACACGGGGGCCTCCTCTACAACTCGGGTACGAGAAGTCCCCTACCCAGCCGCGCGCTTGCGTACGCATGGGCCCCGTACAGCAACTTCCGCGAACAGACCGGGGGCCGCGTTCCGCCGGTTGGCGGAACGCGGCCCGGAAGCCCGCCCTGTCAGCCCTTCTCGCCGTCGCTGCCGATCAGACGACTGAGCGCCTCGACCGCATCCTCGCTGGACGACGCCGCTTCCTGATTCGCGGCGCGCAGCTCGAGGAAGACCTCTTCCCGATGCACCGGCACACTGCGGGGAGCCCGTATCCCGAGCCGGACCACGTCCCCCCGGACCTCGAGCACGGTGATCACGACGTCATCACCGACCATCACGCTCTCTCCGGGCCGACGGGTCAGCACGAGCACGGGCAGTATCCCCCCTCGAGGACGAATATCCCGCAGCGTAACCGAGCAACGAGCTAGCCGAGGGGAGCGCGGACCGGCAGGTTGCTCCCGGTCAGCACACATTGCGCGGCCCGCATCGTCGTCGGGTCGACGACGATCGGTGCCATCAGGTTCGCCGTCGAGTCCCGCACGGAGCTACCGGCAGTCACGATCAACATGACGAGCAGCTGGCTCGGGTCCGTGGTCCCGAGGGCAGCAATCGTCTCGTCGTCGATCTCCGGTGCGTACTCCGGGAAGAACTGATGCGGCGCGATCGTGATCAGACGCAGCTCCGGGTCGTCCACCGACCGGAGTGAGTTGAGCAGACCGACCTGGTCGAGCCGGACGAGCACGAAGCTGGTCCGACCCGGGAACCCTGGCATGGGTGACACGAACTCGATCGTCGGCAGCGTCTCACCTGCCGCCGCTGCCTGCGCCTCTGCCGACTGCGCGGACATCTCGAGGGACATGTCGGTTGCCATGTCAGAGGATGACTTCGCGGACTTGGTTTTTGCGGACATGTACTCCTCCTGGATAGTTCGACAGCTTGTTGGCGGGGAGGGTCATTGGCTCCCTCTGGCTGATCGGTCGGGATTCGGGTTCGGCATCGTGCCGTCTGTGGGTCCGCTGCATCGCTGCTAGCGGAGGAAATCCATCAGGGAGGGCTGGATGACCTTGGCGGTCGCTCCGAGCGCTGCCTGATAGGCGGTCTGCTGCAGGGTCATGTCGGTGATGGTCTTGGGGAGGTCGATGTCCTCGACCTCGCTGAGCTGCGCCTGGAGATCGAGGTGACGGTCGTTCGCCGTCTGCTGCATGCTCTCGATGCGATTCGACCGCGCGCCGACGCTGGCTTGCGCGGTGCGGATCGTGTTCATGGCGTCGTCCAGCCGTTGCAGGTCGGTGGAGAGCTGCTCCGGGTCGTCCCGCAAGTGGTCGGCGACGTCGGCGAGGATCTTGAAGATCTGCTCGTCGCCGGTGCCGAACACCTCCTCGCCGCCGACGTCCACCCGGAGCTTCGTGCCCTCGGCCACGGTGCGGGTCACCGGACCACCGTTACCGAGGAAGGTGCCGTCCTTGTCGTAGGCCGAAGGGGCGTCCGCCGTGCCGCCGAACACCGGCCGGTCGATGTACCGGGTGTTCGCCAGCCCGATCATCGCTTCCCGGATCTGCTCGACTTCGGCCGCGATCGCGCCCCGGGCGGTCTCCGAGCCACCGGCGCCGGCGGACATGCCCTGCAACGTGAGGTCCCGGACGCGCTGGGCGTTGTCGTGGGCGGAGCTCAGCGTCGAGTCGATGGTGTTGAGCCAGTTGACGCCGTCCGCAGCGTTCCGCGCGTACTGGCTCTGCGTCCGCATGTCGCTGCGCAGCAGCATCGCGGTCATTGTTCCGGTCGGCGAGTCCGACGGCTTGGAGATCAGCTTGCCGCTGGTCAGCTGCTCCTCGGTCTTGCTCAGCCGGGCCTGGTTGGCCTGCAGGCCGCGCATCGCGTTCAGCGAGAGCGAGCGCTCGGTAACACGGATGACCACGGGAACTGTCCTTACCGGCCGGTGTTGTTGATCAGGGTGTTGAGCGTCGAGTCGATCGTGTTCATCAACTTCGCCGCGGCCTCGTAGGCCCGCTGGTACTGGAGGAGGTTCGACATCTCCTCGTCGAGGCTGACCCCGGACGTCGCCTCGTGCGTGCTGTCGAGGTCAGCGGTGATCGTCGATTGCGTCTCCGCCTTCAGCGTCGCGCTCTTCGCGGTGACGCCGAGGTCCGCGACCAATTGGCGGTAGGTGACGTCCGGCCCGGTACCGGAGACCGCGAGATCCCCGAGCGCGTCGGCGTTTCCACCGTCGAGGCGTCCGTCGGACGTGGACGACGCTGCGACGTCGTCGGTGTCGGTGATCGCGACCGCGACCGTGCGCGCGTCCTCGCCGCTGAAGAACGGACCGCCGGCCCAGCCGCTCTTGTTGTACCCGGCGCTGTGGATGTCATTCACCGTGCTGATCAGCTTCGTCGCCACGTCGTCCAGTGACTTCGCGTACTTCGGGACGACCTTGTTGAGCGCCTCCAGCGACGAGCCGAGTTCGCCGGACGTAACGATCGCGGGCTGGCCGTTGTCGGTGAAGCTGACCGAGGCCGGATTGCCCGCGGCCTGATCGGCCATGGTCGCGGCGCCACCGAGCGTGAGCGAGCGGGAGGAGCTCCCGCTGACCAGCGTCGAGCCGAACAACGACACGTCCACCGCGCCGGTGTCCCGGAGCGTCGCGGTGGCGCCCGCCAGGTCGGCCAACTTCAGCACCAGCCCGTCCCGGCGGTCGGCGAGCTCGTTGGCGGGCAACCCGCCGACTTTCGCCTGCATGATGCCTTTGTTGAGGCTGGCGATCTCGGTCACCGCGGAGTTGATCTCGTTGATCTGCGAGGTCGCGGCCACCCGGGAGGAACTCCAGATCGTGTCGAGCTGGGTGTGCGCGTCGTTCAGCGCGGTGGCGACCGCGCCACCCTGCTGCAGCACCTTCGTCCGCACCGCGTTGTCGCCCGGGGTGTTGGAGAGGTCCTGCCAGTCGGACCAGAACGTGGACAGCCGCTCCTGCAGCCCGGTATCGCTGGGTTCCTTGAAGACGGTTTGGATGTTGTCGTAGACCTCGTTCTGCCCGGACAGGTACGCGTTGTGCCCGTGCTCGGTCCGGATGCGGCCTTCGAGCAGCTCGTCACGGATCCGGGTGATGTCGCCGACGTTCACGCCGCTGCCGACCGGGTCTTGCTTGGCCCAGATCGTCGGGACGTCCGAGACGCCCTCCACCGAGGTCATCTCGGTGCGCTGCCGACTGTAGCCCGCGGTGTTGACGTTCGCGATGTTCTGACCGGCGACGTCGAGGCCTTGACGCTGCGCCCGCAACGAGCTCAGCGCGGTGGAGATTCCGGAGAAGGTACTGGACATGGCTACATCGCCTCATCGACGAGTCGAGGACGTACGCCGGTGGTGACCGTGCCACCGCGGGGACCGTAGGTTTCGACGGCGCCGCCGACCGTCAGCAAGGTTTCGCGGACCGCGCGGTGGCCGGACGTGAGCAGGTCACGGTTCGCGTCGGCAAGGGCGGTGATCTCGGCGGTCAGAGTCAGAAAGGCTTTCCGGTGCTCGGCGAACAGCTTTCCCCACGGGTCCGGAGCAGCTTCGGCGAGTGCAGAGAGGCTCGGGTTGGGCGGCAGTCCGAGCAGCGCCGCGACCACCTCGACCTCGGCGGCCCGCAGCACCTCGACCTGGCGGATCTGCTCCAGCACGAGCTCAACCTCACGGGTCGCGTGAGCGAGCCAGCGGGTGCGGGCCGACGCCAGGACCAGCTGCTCCTCTTCGAGCTTGAAGAGCAGCAGTTCCAGCATCTCCCGT belongs to Cryptosporangium minutisporangium and includes:
- a CDS encoding nitrate/nitrite transporter; translation: MAAPTEITTPTSTTTTTAAPARRSGRWIDDWRPEDPTFWANGGKQVARRNLIFSILSEHIGFSIWTMWSVLVLFLPAAEYGLTPDDKFLLTAVPAFVGSFLRLPYTFAVAKFGGRNWTIVSASLLLIPAILTAIMLEPGISFGTLLVLAAFAGVGGGNFSSSMANINAFYPNRLKGMALGLNAAGGNLGVALVQVVGLIVLAAAGGVAASVEPRLVPGLYIPAIVLVTVLSALKMDNLSHASNDKRAMRDVIKDRHSWIMSLLYIGTFGSFIGFSFAFGQVLTQFLVPDNLPAGVTAATADPAVLKAAQAAASLDALKVIFLGPLLGSIARPAGGWLADRFGGARITLFTFVGMGAFAGLVLIASQQKSLALFYVGFTALFILSGVGNGSTYKMIPAIFRAKAQRNAGDGADPDWEANEARRLSSALVGVAGAIGAFGGALVQIMFRQSFLTYKNADAAYLGFIGLYVICFAVTWFVYLRKSPSKLAGV
- a CDS encoding cupin domain-containing protein translates to MTKPVLATALDLEPHPEGGWFRQTWRSPVEFQPAGYPGPRAAATGIYFLLAPGEVSRWHVVRSDELWIWQSGGPLVLTIASAPDADDARDLVLGPDLAAGHQFQGLVPAGQWQAARPAGDSPVLVTCIVAPGFEYEDWQLWAAR
- a CDS encoding putative bifunctional diguanylate cyclase/phosphodiesterase; this encodes MTNANLGTDAADRPTPRPVRATPLLTGSLVTLVAAFGWGGYVVSADPEPHVAAAVAWLIVPIAMVLTAEACRRAGRSPRLSTAGRALWSRLPVTLLIFAAGMTANAADAWADHVGNRSAGWFPLTCYALGAAHLVWTLLRVPTGGRPRRELLTLGLDVGAVVVAAALYPLYFWMNQMLYADRVDWLPVVFVAGALEFVAVVIIVKVTVVGTQLVDRTALILLALAVLAGISVAVALQVLGVDDRLESGQLATPAACFLIVCAADRQVRAAGLGTRRADEPQRPPRAWSAIPYVAIAATDVLLLVAVGTEVGFFAASWVVAAAAVLLTGLVVGRQVAALHENGRLLRSLDRTLGEIRSQERRFRALVQNSTDIVLITDRNDRTRFATPSTYRVLGLAPNQLPDLNPMDLIHPEDVESVRAAIDSIAMDPHAAATYQARVRHADGSWRMLEIVSTNLYDDPDVRGLVSNARDVTERRRYQDQLSHQATHDGLTRLPNRTLFLERTREALAQLATAPVTVALIDLDDFKTINDRLGHGAGDELLIALADRLRRTVPPGQVVARLGGDEFAVLLVGSQLEQATALATALIEAFSAPVPAGGHDLLVQASIGLADGRLGDDNTELLRRADVAMYAAKESGKGRYARYDADMDRRSIESARMGAQLRQALDHGELRLVYQPIVALPDGCVTGVEALVRWRTADGQSISPDRFVPVAERNGLIVELGEWALRTACTQAVRWRDRPGGSPLGSVNVNVSARQLREPGFAERVRAILGEVGLEPQRLTVEVTETAVFDGGRALDELRALDDLGVRIALDDFGTGHSSLGLLRTCPVDVLKVDRSFVEGITGTIEQAAIATSLIEIAKGLGLRAVAEGVESAAQAERLYELGYLYAQGFHFAGALEVDQVDALLDHLDRTAARVGGDLTRS
- a CDS encoding PAC2 family protein, encoding MPDPAELYEIVGDWEPPVGSDADAGPVLMHALDGFLDAGSAAQLAASHLVETLEGEVVARFDIDLLHDYRARRPPMVFVEDHYESYTPPQLVVHALKDSTGVPFFLLTGPEPDVMWERFTTAVGQLADRFGVRLVVGLGGVPMTVPHTRPTTLTTHGTRPDLLRRPNVWRGNLRIPGSASALLELRLGEQGKDAIGFVAHVPHYLASVEFPQASAALLDAVAEETGLLLPVGSLHQAGVTRLREIDAQLADDPQAVGVVKALEEQYDSFVANRQQGELGGELGDNVPSGEELGAELERFLAQLERGEDEGR
- the csrA gene encoding carbon storage regulator CsrA — encoded protein: MLVLTRRPGESVMVGDDVVITVLEVRGDVVRLGIRAPRSVPVHREEVFLELRAANQEAASSSEDAVEALSRLIGSDGEKG
- the fliW gene encoding flagellar assembly protein FliW, whose protein sequence is MSLEMSAQSAEAQAAAAGETLPTIEFVSPMPGFPGRTSFVLVRLDQVGLLNSLRSVDDPELRLITIAPHQFFPEYAPEIDDETIAALGTTDPSQLLVMLIVTAGSSVRDSTANLMAPIVVDPTTMRAAQCVLTGSNLPVRAPLG
- the flgL gene encoding flagellar hook-associated protein FlgL, producing MVIRVTERSLSLNAMRGLQANQARLSKTEEQLTSGKLISKPSDSPTGTMTAMLLRSDMRTQSQYARNAADGVNWLNTIDSTLSSAHDNAQRVRDLTLQGMSAGAGGSETARGAIAAEVEQIREAMIGLANTRYIDRPVFGGTADAPSAYDKDGTFLGNGGPVTRTVAEGTKLRVDVGGEEVFGTGDEQIFKILADVADHLRDDPEQLSTDLQRLDDAMNTIRTAQASVGARSNRIESMQQTANDRHLDLQAQLSEVEDIDLPKTITDMTLQQTAYQAALGATAKVIQPSLMDFLR
- the flgK gene encoding flagellar hook-associated protein FlgK, which translates into the protein MSSTFSGISTALSSLRAQRQGLDVAGQNIANVNTAGYSRQRTEMTSVEGVSDVPTIWAKQDPVGSGVNVGDITRIRDELLEGRIRTEHGHNAYLSGQNEVYDNIQTVFKEPSDTGLQERLSTFWSDWQDLSNTPGDNAVRTKVLQQGGAVATALNDAHTQLDTIWSSSRVAATSQINEINSAVTEIASLNKGIMQAKVGGLPANELADRRDGLVLKLADLAGATATLRDTGAVDVSLFGSTLVSGSSSRSLTLGGAATMADQAAGNPASVSFTDNGQPAIVTSGELGSSLEALNKVVPKYAKSLDDVATKLISTVNDIHSAGYNKSGWAGGPFFSGEDARTVAVAITDTDDVAASSTSDGRLDGGNADALGDLAVSGTGPDVTYRQLVADLGVTAKSATLKAETQSTITADLDSTHEATSGVSLDEEMSNLLQYQRAYEAAAKLMNTIDSTLNTLINNTGR
- a CDS encoding flagellar protein FlgN, whose product is MLELLLFKLEEEQLVLASARTRWLAHATREVELVLEQIRQVEVLRAAEVEVVAALLGLPPNPSLSALAEAAPDPWGKLFAEHRKAFLTLTAEITALADANRDLLTSGHRAVRETLLTVGGAVETYGPRGGTVTTGVRPRLVDEAM